A single region of the Actinoplanes sp. SE50/110 genome encodes:
- a CDS encoding NAD(P)/FAD-dependent oxidoreductase, protein MVAGPTRHALVLGAGLAGSLAAAALARHFDTVTLVDRDDLGPGAGPRRGIPQARQSHLLMGAGARAMERLVPGVLADLRGAGAHFLAAPTEVAFLTKYGWLPRTPHDEYVVCCGRDLLDRVVRDRVLARHRIDVLGAHDVVGLLGGPAAIDGAVLRDRRTGERSTVAADFVVAATGRSSRVASWLREVGLPEVPDEVVDAGTAYATRIFDAGLPPGRRPPAIVMIANVTGDAVGGVLLPIEDGLMTATMIGMRGSEPPTGDAEFLAFAKQLPHPGIADALAAAQPVGPARGFRGLVNRRSLFERLPTWPERFVAVGDAAAVLNPAHAHGMSVAAFGVAALAAGVGRHGNTPGLAGRVQRAVRRRGRDAWDLSVSDDLRHPRVLGPRPGPAGRLQNRYADRITHVATARPPVARALVDVIALAKPVSALLTPRLLWAAARGPDRTRRQEAGK, encoded by the coding sequence ATGGTCGCAGGACCCACCCGGCACGCCCTGGTGCTCGGCGCCGGGCTGGCCGGCTCGCTCGCCGCGGCCGCCCTGGCCCGCCACTTCGACACGGTGACGCTGGTCGACCGCGACGACCTCGGCCCCGGCGCCGGCCCGCGCCGGGGCATCCCGCAGGCGCGCCAGTCCCACCTGCTGATGGGCGCGGGCGCCCGGGCGATGGAGCGCCTCGTGCCCGGGGTGCTCGCCGACCTGCGCGGCGCCGGCGCGCACTTCCTGGCCGCACCGACCGAGGTGGCCTTCCTGACCAAGTACGGCTGGCTGCCCCGCACACCCCACGACGAGTACGTCGTCTGCTGCGGACGTGATCTGCTCGACCGGGTGGTCCGTGACCGGGTGCTGGCCCGGCACCGGATCGACGTGCTCGGCGCGCACGACGTCGTGGGGCTGCTCGGCGGGCCGGCCGCGATCGACGGTGCGGTGCTGCGCGATCGGCGCACCGGCGAACGGTCCACGGTCGCCGCCGACTTCGTGGTCGCCGCGACCGGGCGGTCCAGCCGGGTCGCCTCCTGGCTGCGGGAGGTCGGTCTGCCCGAGGTGCCGGACGAGGTGGTCGACGCCGGCACGGCGTATGCGACCAGGATCTTCGACGCCGGCCTGCCCCCGGGCCGGCGCCCACCGGCGATCGTCATGATCGCCAACGTGACCGGTGACGCGGTCGGCGGCGTGTTGCTGCCGATCGAGGACGGCCTGATGACCGCCACGATGATCGGCATGCGCGGCTCGGAGCCGCCGACCGGCGACGCCGAGTTCCTCGCCTTCGCCAAGCAGCTGCCCCACCCGGGGATCGCCGACGCCCTCGCCGCCGCGCAGCCGGTCGGTCCGGCGCGCGGGTTCCGGGGCCTGGTCAACCGCCGTTCGCTCTTCGAGCGGCTGCCGACCTGGCCGGAGCGGTTCGTGGCGGTCGGCGACGCGGCGGCGGTGCTGAACCCGGCGCATGCGCACGGCATGTCGGTGGCGGCGTTCGGGGTGGCCGCGCTGGCCGCCGGCGTCGGGCGGCACGGCAACACGCCGGGCCTGGCCGGCCGCGTGCAGCGCGCCGTCCGGCGGCGCGGCCGCGACGCCTGGGACCTGTCGGTCAGCGACGACCTGCGTCATCCGCGGGTGCTCGGCCCGCGGCCCGGCCCGGCCGGACGTCTCCAGAACCGGTACGCCGACCGGATCACCCACGTCGCGACCGCCCGCCCGCCGGTGGCTCGGGCGCTCGTGGACGTCATCGCCCTGGCGAAGCCGGTGTCGGCGCTGCTGACACCGCGACTGCTCTGGGCCGCGGCCCGCGGACCGGATCGGACACGACGGCAGGAGGCCGGGAAGTGA